A window from Flavobacterium lindanitolerans encodes these proteins:
- a CDS encoding NAD(P)/FAD-dependent oxidoreductase, protein MKTKKAIIIGGGPAGLTAAYEFIQNTDIQPVVLEQSEFWGGISRTVNYKGNRIDIGGHRFFSKSDVIMDWWCKILPILSEEKAIRISYQNKSKELNTIEFPSDVKNLDNVMLVRSRKSRIYYQKQFFDYPIALTPETVWKLGLFNTFLIGMSYLKSVAFPIRHEKNLEDFFINRFGKKLYKTFFKDYTEKVWGIKCTEISSEWGAQRIKGLSIRKSVAHFLKKKFSKKTDKNISQKDTETSLIEYFLYPKFGPGQMWEEVARKVTDNKGELHQNLKVIKIQAENDRIKAVTAQNLLTNEEIVFEGDYFISTMPVQELIASLEVEVPEKIKDISDGLVYRDFITVGLLLRKMTKEEITDNWIYIQEPYVKVGRLQIFNNWSPFMVQDPNTTWVGLEYFCYEGDALWNKSEAEMKELAIKEMVEIGMINREDVLDSVVIKMPKTYPAYFGTYEKFNAIIDYTARFENLYLIGRNGMHKYNNQDHSMLTAIQAVQNIKNGISGKENIWAINTEQEYHEEK, encoded by the coding sequence ATGAAAACTAAAAAGGCAATTATTATCGGAGGCGGTCCGGCTGGCTTGACTGCTGCTTATGAATTTATTCAGAATACCGATATCCAGCCTGTTGTTTTAGAGCAGAGTGAATTTTGGGGCGGAATCTCCAGAACCGTAAATTATAAAGGAAACCGCATTGACATTGGCGGACACCGTTTCTTCTCAAAATCAGACGTCATTATGGACTGGTGGTGTAAAATCCTGCCTATTCTCTCAGAAGAAAAAGCAATCAGGATTTCCTACCAGAATAAATCGAAGGAGTTGAATACTATTGAATTTCCGTCGGATGTCAAAAACCTTGACAATGTCATGCTGGTCCGTAGCAGGAAATCAAGAATATATTATCAGAAACAGTTTTTTGATTATCCAATAGCACTCACACCGGAAACAGTATGGAAACTGGGTCTGTTCAATACGTTCCTGATAGGAATGAGTTATCTTAAAAGTGTTGCCTTTCCAATTCGCCATGAAAAGAATCTGGAAGACTTCTTTATCAACAGGTTTGGAAAAAAGCTCTACAAGACATTTTTTAAGGATTATACAGAAAAAGTCTGGGGCATAAAATGCACCGAAATAAGTTCGGAATGGGGGGCACAAAGAATCAAGGGACTGTCAATCAGAAAATCGGTTGCCCATTTCCTTAAAAAAAAGTTCTCAAAAAAAACGGATAAAAATATCAGCCAAAAAGATACGGAAACGTCGCTGATTGAATATTTCCTTTATCCAAAGTTTGGTCCCGGCCAGATGTGGGAAGAAGTAGCCCGAAAAGTTACTGACAATAAAGGAGAGCTGCATCAGAATTTGAAAGTGATAAAAATTCAGGCAGAAAACGATAGAATCAAGGCGGTAACAGCGCAAAACCTGTTGACCAATGAAGAAATAGTCTTTGAAGGCGACTATTTTATTTCGACTATGCCGGTTCAGGAACTTATTGCTTCTCTGGAAGTGGAAGTACCGGAAAAAATTAAGGATATTTCTGACGGACTGGTTTACCGAGATTTTATAACCGTAGGACTTTTGTTAAGGAAAATGACAAAAGAGGAGATTACAGACAACTGGATTTACATTCAGGAACCTTATGTTAAAGTAGGAAGGTTGCAGATTTTCAATAACTGGAGTCCGTTTATGGTTCAGGACCCGAATACGACCTGGGTTGGTCTGGAATATTTCTGCTATGAAGGCGATGCGCTCTGGAACAAGTCCGAAGCCGAAATGAAAGAGCTGGCAATAAAGGAAATGGTTGAAATAGGAATGATTAATAGGGAAGATGTTCTGGACAGTGTTGTCATCAAAATGCCAAAAACATATCCCGCCTATTTCGGAACCTATGAAAAGTTCAATGCAATTATTGATTATACTGCTCGGTTTGAAAACCTGTACCTGATTGGCAGAAACGGGATGCACAAATACAATAATCAGGACCATTCCATGCTTACGGCCATACAGGCAGTACAGAATATAAAAAACGGTATTTCCGGCAAAGAAAACATTTGGGCCATCAATACCGAACAGGAATATCACGAAGAAAAATAA
- a CDS encoding citrate synthase — MSKTAILEIDGNRHEFPVLVGTENEVAIDIDKLRSATGAITLDPGYKNSGSCKSEITFLDGEEGILRYRGYSIEELAEKADFLEVSYLLIFGELPTAKQLEQFETDIRKYTLVNEEMKNIIDGFPKNAHPMGVLSCLTSALTAFNPKSVNVDSEKDMYEAVCKTMGKFLVIATWTYRKSMGYPLNYYDNTKGYVENFMRLMFELPTGPYTADPTIVAALDKLFILHADHEQNCSTSTVRMVGSSHAGLFASISAGVSALWGPLHGGANQAVLEMLEEIQKNGGDADKYLAKAKDKNDPFRLMGFGHRVYKNFDPRAKIIKKAADEVLATLGVNDPILNIAKKLEEAALEDEYFKSRNLYPNVDFYSGIIYRALGIPTDMFTVLFAIGRLPGWIAQWKEMRVNKEPIGRPRQVYVGSPLRDFVPFEKR; from the coding sequence ATGTCAAAAACAGCAATATTAGAAATTGATGGCAACAGACACGAATTTCCAGTACTCGTTGGAACGGAAAACGAAGTTGCGATTGATATCGACAAACTACGCAGTGCAACCGGTGCAATAACTCTTGATCCGGGTTATAAAAATTCAGGATCTTGTAAAAGTGAAATTACTTTCCTTGATGGAGAAGAGGGAATTTTGCGTTACAGAGGATATTCAATTGAAGAATTGGCAGAAAAGGCTGATTTTCTTGAAGTTTCTTACCTTTTGATTTTTGGTGAATTGCCAACTGCAAAGCAATTAGAGCAATTCGAAACCGATATTAGAAAATATACTTTGGTAAATGAGGAAATGAAAAATATCATTGACGGTTTTCCAAAGAATGCACACCCAATGGGCGTATTGTCTTGCCTGACAAGTGCACTTACTGCATTTAACCCAAAATCAGTAAATGTTGACAGCGAAAAAGATATGTATGAGGCAGTTTGTAAAACAATGGGTAAATTCCTTGTTATTGCTACATGGACCTACAGAAAAAGCATGGGCTATCCATTAAACTATTATGACAATACCAAAGGATATGTTGAGAATTTCATGCGTTTGATGTTTGAATTACCAACAGGACCTTATACTGCAGACCCAACAATTGTGGCTGCTTTAGACAAATTGTTTATCCTACATGCTGACCACGAGCAAAACTGTTCAACTTCAACAGTAAGAATGGTAGGTTCTTCACATGCAGGTTTGTTTGCTTCTATTTCTGCAGGAGTTTCTGCTCTTTGGGGGCCGCTTCACGGAGGTGCGAACCAGGCAGTCTTGGAAATGCTGGAAGAAATACAAAAGAATGGAGGCGATGCTGACAAATATCTGGCAAAAGCAAAAGACAAAAATGATCCTTTCCGTTTGATGGGCTTCGGGCATAGAGTTTATAAAAACTTTGACCCAAGAGCAAAAATCATCAAAAAAGCGGCAGATGAAGTATTGGCAACTTTAGGAGTTAATGATCCAATCCTGAACATTGCTAAAAAATTAGAAGAAGCTGCATTGGAAGATGAATACTTCAAATCAAGAAACCTTTATCCAAACGTAGATTTCTATTCAGGAATCATCTACCGTGCGCTAGGAATTCCGACAGACATGTTTACGGTTCTTTTTGCAATTGGCCGTTTACCGGGATGGATTGCTCAATGGAAAGAAATGCGTGTGAACAAAGAGCCAATTGGTCGTCCAAGACAGGTATATGTAGGTTCGCCGTTAAGAGACTTCGTTCCTTTCGAAAAGAGATAA
- a CDS encoding DUF7619 domain-containing protein, translating to MKRLLLYGLLFLYGFSYAQNVDILDPSFKSKLLAADVSNRIAKDGNGTPIRIDLNNDGEIQLTEAVRVVELNVSASDISSLQGINHFSNLKILECYNNSINTLNLSNNPYLEYVDCSENQISSLNLNGLVNLKHLDCRVMGSGNLTSLNLTGLTALRVLRCGRNSLTTLDLSPVTNLVELDCSVTGLTSLNLNGLVNLKSLDCSLSQLSTLNLASLGNLERLDYSYNPGLASLNISSLTSLKELSCNAMGLASLNLSPFPELVSLSCHSNMLTNLDFSANSHLERIECSANQLTALNVAGLPSLTTLMCSYNQFSVLNLSGLENLSHLDCRNNNIVIIETAGLNGLMSVFCNNNSLIKLDLSHSPYVSVVSCADNPQLISVNLKNGFSLPQIFDGFDFANTPNLEYVCADEDELALFQSFFTGQGMNVSVTPYCTFTPGGDYNTIAGMLRLDENGNGCDANDRTQPFIKVKLNDGIEESSVFTDLETGYAFYTQSGAFTLTPATENTSFFSFSPASTVVNFPNNNNNTQTQNFCITPDGVHSDIEIAIAPVVPARPGFDAVYKVVYKNNGNQTVSQNAGITLRYNQDLMSFVSSTPVAGSQTPGRITWSYADLHPFESRSFTVTMNINRPTDGHPVNINDILSFNASITAPGDENTNDNTFTLRQKVVGSFDPNDISCLEGDIVPPTEIGEYLHYLVRFENTGNAPAQNIVIRNEIDEEEYDVSSLQILDSSHKLRARVKGNRAEFIFQNVYLDSGGHGNILLKLKSTENLVAESTVSSRVGIYFDYNTPVLTNRVTTVFKMLSVDEKDLDQTIKIYPNPVNKMLNIKAAGMIRTVYLYDAQGRILMTQLLGKNEVSFDLSNYAAGVYFVKIITDEGAKTEKIINRKN from the coding sequence ATGAAAAGATTATTACTTTATGGGCTGTTGTTCTTATACGGGTTCAGCTATGCGCAGAACGTAGATATCTTAGACCCATCTTTTAAAAGCAAATTGTTGGCTGCTGATGTTTCCAATCGGATAGCAAAAGACGGCAACGGAACTCCTATACGTATTGACCTGAATAATGATGGCGAAATTCAACTTACTGAAGCCGTTAGAGTCGTAGAACTGAATGTTTCCGCTTCAGATATTTCTTCTCTTCAGGGAATTAATCATTTTTCCAACCTGAAAATCCTTGAATGTTATAATAATTCAATAAATACGCTCAATCTTTCAAATAACCCTTATCTTGAATATGTTGATTGTTCTGAAAACCAGATTTCTTCATTAAACCTGAACGGACTGGTTAACCTGAAACATCTGGATTGCAGAGTAATGGGGAGTGGTAATTTGACTTCGCTCAATTTAACCGGATTGACTGCATTAAGAGTGCTAAGATGTGGAAGAAATAGCCTGACAACACTGGATTTATCGCCGGTTACAAACCTGGTTGAGCTGGATTGTAGTGTTACGGGGCTTACGAGTTTGAATCTTAACGGATTAGTAAATTTAAAATCATTGGATTGTAGCTTGAGCCAGCTTTCTACATTGAATCTGGCATCTTTGGGTAATCTGGAAAGACTTGATTATTCTTATAATCCCGGTCTTGCATCGTTGAATATTTCTTCTCTGACTTCACTTAAAGAGTTGTCATGCAATGCAATGGGATTAGCCTCTTTAAATCTTTCACCATTCCCGGAATTGGTCAGCCTGAGTTGCCATAGTAACATGCTGACAAATCTCGATTTTTCTGCAAACAGCCATCTCGAAAGAATAGAATGTAGCGCCAATCAGCTAACGGCTTTGAACGTAGCAGGCTTGCCATCACTAACTACGCTGATGTGCAGTTATAACCAGTTTTCTGTCTTAAATTTATCAGGATTGGAAAATTTATCACATTTGGATTGCAGGAATAATAACATCGTTATAATTGAAACGGCAGGACTTAATGGTTTAATGTCGGTTTTTTGCAATAATAATTCCTTAATAAAATTAGACCTTAGCCATTCTCCTTATGTTTCTGTAGTTTCGTGCGCAGACAATCCGCAACTTATCTCGGTAAATTTGAAAAATGGTTTTTCACTTCCGCAAATTTTTGACGGTTTTGATTTTGCCAACACGCCAAACCTGGAATATGTTTGCGCAGATGAAGATGAATTGGCTTTGTTTCAAAGCTTTTTCACGGGTCAGGGTATGAACGTTTCCGTTACTCCATACTGTACTTTTACTCCCGGAGGTGATTACAATACCATAGCCGGTATGTTAAGGTTGGATGAAAATGGCAATGGTTGCGACGCTAATGATAGAACACAGCCTTTTATCAAGGTAAAATTAAATGACGGAATAGAAGAATCATCAGTATTTACAGATCTTGAAACAGGATACGCTTTTTATACGCAGTCCGGTGCATTTACACTGACTCCTGCAACAGAAAATACCTCTTTCTTTTCTTTTAGCCCGGCCAGTACAGTAGTTAACTTTCCAAATAATAACAATAATACGCAAACACAAAATTTCTGTATTACTCCAGACGGAGTGCATTCAGACATAGAAATAGCTATTGCGCCAGTGGTTCCTGCAAGACCGGGTTTTGATGCAGTATATAAAGTAGTTTATAAAAACAACGGAAACCAGACAGTGTCCCAAAACGCTGGAATCACGCTTCGCTACAATCAGGACCTGATGAGTTTTGTGTCATCGACTCCGGTTGCCGGTTCGCAAACTCCGGGTAGGATAACCTGGAGTTATGCAGACTTGCATCCTTTTGAATCCCGCAGTTTTACTGTAACAATGAATATCAACAGGCCGACAGATGGGCATCCGGTTAATATCAATGACATATTGAGTTTTAACGCTTCCATTACAGCACCGGGTGATGAGAATACGAATGACAATACGTTTACACTGCGTCAGAAAGTTGTAGGTTCTTTTGATCCTAATGACATTAGCTGTCTGGAAGGAGATATTGTTCCTCCTACAGAAATAGGAGAATACCTCCATTATCTGGTTCGCTTTGAAAATACAGGAAATGCACCTGCTCAAAATATAGTGATCCGAAATGAAATTGATGAGGAAGAGTATGATGTATCATCGCTTCAGATATTGGACAGCTCCCATAAACTAAGAGCAAGAGTAAAAGGAAATAGGGCCGAATTCATTTTTCAGAATGTTTATCTGGATTCTGGTGGTCACGGAAATATTTTATTAAAACTAAAATCGACAGAAAATCTTGTTGCTGAAAGTACGGTATCAAGCAGGGTAGGAATATATTTTGACTATAATACTCCGGTATTGACAAACAGAGTCACAACCGTTTTCAAAATGTTGTCTGTTGATGAAAAAGATTTGGATCAAACAATTAAAATCTATCCGAATCCGGTAAACAAAATGCTTAACATTAAAGCTGCCGGCATGATTCGCACAGTATACCTGTATGATGCACAGGGAAGAATACTCATGACGCAACTCCTGGGAAAAAATGAGGTGAGTTTTGATCTTTCCAATTATGCAGCCGGAGTTTATTTTGTGAAAATTATAACCGATGAAGGAGCCAAAACCGAAAAAATAATCAATAGAAAAAACTAG
- a CDS encoding LytR/AlgR family response regulator transcription factor, protein MITAVLIDDDSNLRKGMKSLLSRYAPEIKILGEADSVKTGIKVMDSLKPQVVFLDIQLTDGTGFDILENLAQKNGKSSSHIVFITAHEEYAIKAFRFSALDFLLKPVDPEELEKVIEKIKSTLEKNDNYAHIDLLLENIRKKVDNFKRIALSTSDGIHLLEVSDIIRCESEDNYTKFYIKNGKPILISKTLKEYEELLAEHGFERIHQSHLINLSCLKSYIKKDGGYVIMADNSKLPISQRKKERLHELLKMI, encoded by the coding sequence ATGATTACAGCAGTATTGATAGATGATGACAGCAACCTGAGAAAAGGAATGAAAAGCCTGTTGAGTCGCTATGCGCCTGAAATTAAAATTTTAGGAGAAGCTGACAGCGTGAAAACAGGTATCAAGGTTATGGACAGCCTTAAACCTCAGGTGGTTTTTCTCGACATACAGCTTACAGATGGTACAGGTTTTGATATTCTCGAAAATCTGGCGCAAAAAAATGGCAAGTCTTCTTCGCATATTGTCTTTATCACAGCCCATGAAGAATATGCTATCAAGGCATTCCGATTTAGTGCTTTGGATTTCCTTTTAAAGCCTGTAGACCCGGAAGAATTGGAAAAAGTTATAGAAAAAATAAAAAGCACTTTAGAAAAGAATGATAATTACGCGCACATCGACCTGCTTTTGGAAAATATAAGAAAGAAAGTTGATAATTTTAAAAGAATAGCGCTTTCTACTTCCGACGGAATTCACCTGTTGGAAGTCAGCGATATTATTCGCTGTGAGTCTGAAGACAATTATACCAAGTTTTATATTAAGAACGGCAAGCCGATCTTGATTTCAAAAACACTAAAAGAATACGAGGAATTATTGGCAGAGCATGGCTTCGAAAGAATCCATCAGTCTCATCTGATCAATCTTTCCTGCCTCAAATCCTACATCAAAAAAGACGGAGGTTATGTCATTATGGCCGATAATAGCAAACTTCCGATATCACAAAGAAAAAAAGAAAGATTGCATGAATTGCTGAAAATGATTTAG